A single Cannabis sativa cultivar Pink pepper isolate KNU-18-1 chromosome 7, ASM2916894v1, whole genome shotgun sequence DNA region contains:
- the LOC115696282 gene encoding uncharacterized protein LOC115696282, whose product MGCIENGKRLDLAQQLKLIQPFSSKEIKEELFSIPSSKSPGPNGFNSEFFKVMWKEIGSEVSNAVKDFFRTDLFKNYGRKLISLRCAIKIDLSKAYDIVDWGFLEDLLEALNFPSKFVMWIMTCLKGTSYMLMMNGRLQGNFKGKKALRQGDPMSPLLFVLIMEYLTRRLRMETTKKTFRFHPLCKNLNSVSHFFADDLILFSKDTLSAIVDPNTKEDILMALQFVKGTFPLRYVGVPLRPTNWRREDCEAILKKIKMSIIKEIERLCLGFLWGVKADRSKIHLAS is encoded by the exons ATGGGATGTATAGAGAATGGAAAGAGGTTGGATTTAGCTCAACAATTGAAGTTGATTCAACCTTTCTCTAGTAaagaaatcaaagaagaatTATTTAGTATTCCTAGCTCTAAAAGCCCGGGTCCTAATGGTTTTAATTCAGAGTTTTTCAAGGTGATGTGGAAGGAGATAGGGTCTGAGGTGAGCAATGCAGTCAAAGATTTTTTTCGGACAG ATCTGTTTAAGAACTATGGTAGAAAACTAATCTCTCTAAGATGTGCTATAAAAATTGATCTTAGTAAAGCCTATGACATAGTGGATTGGGGTTTTCTGGAAGACTTGCTTGAAGCCCTAAATTTTCCCTCTAAATTTGTTATGTGGATAATGACTTGCTTGAAAGGAACTTCTTATATGCTTATGATGAATGGTAGACTCCAAGGCAATTTCAAGGGGAAGAAGGCACTTAGGCAAGGTGATCCGATGTCACCATTGTTGTTTGTTCTCATAATGGAGTATCTTACTAGAAGATTGAGGATGGAGACTACTAAGAAAACTTTTAGATTCCATCCCTTATGCAAGAATCTGAATTCGGTTAGTCATTTCTTTGCGGATGACCTTATTCTTTTTAGCAAAGATACTCTTTCAGCTAT AGTTGATCCCAATACAAAAGAAGACATTCTAATGGCTCTTCAATTTGTTAAGGGAACTTTTCCTCTTAGATATGTTGGGGTTCCCTTGAGACCTACCAATTGGAGAAGGGAGGATTGTGAAGCTATTCTTAAGAAGATCAAAATGAG CATCATAAAGGAGATAGAAAGGCTTTGTCTGGGTTTTCTTTGGGGTGTGAAGGCTGATAGAAGTAAGATCCACTTGGCTTCTTAG